The following are encoded in a window of Rosa chinensis cultivar Old Blush chromosome 4, RchiOBHm-V2, whole genome shotgun sequence genomic DNA:
- the LOC112199558 gene encoding auxin-responsive protein IAA31 isoform X2, translating to MSASSRNTRTWPSVCTDLTLGRSISSSLLNTSKPREEALRSTLPGKAENYHHQNSSLSVKVYMEGIPIGRKVNLFAHDGYDALITSLSLMFKITILCPDQVYSEKNYVLTYEDQEGDWMLVGDVPWEIFLTSVKKLMITRVDRCGSSWNTPREKVATKDRR from the exons ATGTCTGCATCATCCAGAAACACTCGTACTTGGCCAAGTGTGTGCACTGATCTCACACTTGGCCGGAGCATCTCATCTTCTCTCCTCAATACTTCAAAGCCAAG GGAAGAAGCATTGAGGAGCACACTTCCAGGCAAAGCAGAGAATtaccatcatcaaaattcttcttTATCTGTCAAGGTCTACATGGAGGGAATCCCAATTGGCAGAAAAGTGAATCTGTTTGCTCATGATGGTTATGATGCTTTAATCACATCTCTGAGCCTCATGTTCAAGATCACCATTCTAT GTCCTGATCAAGTTTATTCAGAGAAAAATTATGTGTTAACTTACGAAGATCAAGAAGGGGATTGGATGCTGGTTGGAGATGTGCCTTGGGA GATATTCTTGACTAGTGTGAAAAAATTGATGATCACTAGAGTGGACAGATGTGGAAGCAGCTGGAATACTCCGAGAGAGAAAGTGGCAACCAAGGACCGTCGTTGA
- the LOC112199558 gene encoding auxin-responsive protein IAA31 isoform X1 — translation MSASSRNTRTWPSVCTDLTLGRSISSSLLNTSKPREEALRSTLPGKAENYHHQNSSLSVKVYMEGIPIGRKVNLFAHDGYDALITSLSLMFKITILSGPDQVYSEKNYVLTYEDQEGDWMLVGDVPWEIFLTSVKKLMITRVDRCGSSWNTPREKVATKDRR, via the exons ATGTCTGCATCATCCAGAAACACTCGTACTTGGCCAAGTGTGTGCACTGATCTCACACTTGGCCGGAGCATCTCATCTTCTCTCCTCAATACTTCAAAGCCAAG GGAAGAAGCATTGAGGAGCACACTTCCAGGCAAAGCAGAGAATtaccatcatcaaaattcttcttTATCTGTCAAGGTCTACATGGAGGGAATCCCAATTGGCAGAAAAGTGAATCTGTTTGCTCATGATGGTTATGATGCTTTAATCACATCTCTGAGCCTCATGTTCAAGATCACCATTCTAT CAGGTCCTGATCAAGTTTATTCAGAGAAAAATTATGTGTTAACTTACGAAGATCAAGAAGGGGATTGGATGCTGGTTGGAGATGTGCCTTGGGA GATATTCTTGACTAGTGTGAAAAAATTGATGATCACTAGAGTGGACAGATGTGGAAGCAGCTGGAATACTCCGAGAGAGAAAGTGGCAACCAAGGACCGTCGTTGA
- the LOC112198140 gene encoding transaldolase — translation MGSISKLSNPCPASSLSSTFNPKASNPKCLIGFLTTSPNSFTSKVSSSKLSVRSKPSLRGPLIVRCAQGQGNGSPTEKTYLHELYDKEGQSPWYDNLCRPVTDLLPLIDSGVRGVTSNPAIFQKAISTSNAYNDQFRELVQSGKDIETAYWELVVKDIQDACKLFESIYDQTDAADGYVSVEVSPRLADDTEGTVEAAKWLHKVVSRPNVYIKIPATAPCIPSIKEVIANGISVNVTLIFSLTRYEAVIDAYLDGLEASGLDDLSKVTSVASFFVSRVDTLIDKLLEKIGTPEALDLRGKAAVAQAALAYQLYQKKFSGPRWEALVKKGAKKQRLLWASTSVKNPAYPDTLYVAPLIGPDTVSTMPDQALQAFLDHGTVSRTIDSNVSEAEGIYSALEHLGIDWSYVGNQLELEGVDSFKKSFDSLLDTLQEKANSLKLVSL, via the exons atggGTTCCATTTCCAAGCTCTCCAATCCCTGCCctgcttcttctctctcctccaccttCAACCCAAAAGCTTCCAACCCCAAGTGCTTGATCGGCTTCCTCACCACCTCCCCCAACAGCTTCACCTCCAAGGTCTCGTCCTCCAAGCTCTCCGTACGAAGCAAGCCCTCTCTCAGAGGCCCTTTGAT AGTGAGATGTGCTCAGGGTCAAGGAAATGGAAGCCCAACAGAGAAGACATATCTCCATGAGCTTTATGACAAGGAAGGGCAGAGTCCCTGGTATGATAACCTCTGCAGACCAGTTACAGATCTGCTTCCGCTCATTGATAGCGGGGTTAGAGGTGTTACTAGTAACCCAGCG ATTTTCCAGAAAGCAATATCAACTTCAAATGCTTACAATGATCAATTCAG GGAACTTGTACAGTCAGGGAAAGACATTGAAACTGCATATTGGGAACTTGTGGTGAAGGACATTCAAGACGCATGCAAGCTTTTTGAGTCAATCTATGATCAAACTGATGCTGCTGATGGCTATGTTTCTGTTGAAGTTTCTCCCAGACTTGCTGATGACACTGAAGGGACTGTAGAGGCTGCAAAATGGTTACATAAAGTTGTTTCCCGACCCAATGTCTACATAAAGATTCCCGCTACCGCTCCATGCATCCCTTCTATTAAGGAAGTTATAGCAAATGGCATCAGTGTCAATGTGACT CTTATATTCTCTCTCACTAGATATGAGGCAGTCATTGATGCGTATTTGGATGGCCTTGAGGCTTCTGGCCTAGACGACCTCTCCAAAGTAACAAGTGTTGCTTCTTTCTTTGTCAGTAGGGTTGACACCCTTATTGACAAGTTGCTTGAAAAGATTGGAACTCCAGAGGCCCTTGACCTTCGAGGAAAG GCTGCAGTAGCTCAAGCCGCTTTAGCGTACCAACTATACCAGAAGAAATTCTCAGGTCCCAGATGGGAGGCTTTGGTGAAGAAGGGTGCTAAGAAGCAGAGGCTGCTGTGGGCCTCAACCAGTGTCAAGAATCCTGCCTACCCTGATACTTTATATGTTGCTCCTCTCATTGGTCCCGACACA GTTTCAACCATGCCTGACCAAGCTCTGCAAGCCTTCCTCGATCATGGAACTGTTTCAAGGACAATTGATTCCAATGTATCAGAGGCTGAAGGCATTTACAGTGCCCTTGAGCATCTTGGAATTGACTGGAGCTATGTTGGTAACCAACTCGAACTTGAAGGAGTGGACTCTTTCAAGAAGAGTTTTGACAGCCTGCTTGATACTCTCCAAGAGAAGGCCAACTCTCTTAAATTGGTTAGTCTGTAA
- the LOC112200680 gene encoding probable beta-1,4-xylosyltransferase IRX10, producing the protein MRMGMWVLALLCVYGFAWGVGADKNVRTERISGSAGDVLEDNPVGRLKVYVYELPSKYNKKLLQKEPRCLNHMFAAEIFMHRFLLSSAVRTHNPNEADWFYTPIYTTCDLTPTGLPLPFKSPRMMRSAVQLISRNWPYWNRTEGADHFFVVPHDFGACFHYQEEKAIDRGILPLLLRATLVQTFGQRNHVCLKEGSITIPPYAPPQKMQTHLIPQETPRSIFVYFRGLFYDINNDPEGGYYARGARAAVWENFKNNPLFDISTDHPTTYYEDMQRSIFCLCPLGWAPWSPRLVEAVVFGCIPVIIADDIVLPFADAIPWEEIGVFVAEEDVPNLDTILTSIPPEVILRKQRLLANPSMKWAMMFPQPAQPGDAFHQILNGLARKLPHAKSVYLKADQKILNWTAGPVGDLKPW; encoded by the exons ATGAGAATGGGAATGTGGGTGCTTGCTCTTCTTTGTGTTTATGGGTTTGCTTGGGGAGTTGGTGCTGATAAGAATGTAAGAACCGAGAGAATTTCAG GAAGTGCTGGTGATGTGTTAGAGGATAATCCAGTTGGGAGGTTGAAAGTTTATGTGTATGAGCTGCCTAGCAAATACAACAAGAAACTCCTTCAAAAAGAGCCAAGATGTCTCAACCATATGTTTGCTGCTGAGATCTTTATGCATAGGTTCCTCTTATCAAGCGCGGTTAGAACCCACAATCCAAACGAAGCAGATTGGTTCTATACTCCTATATACACAACTTGTGACCTTACCCCTACTGGCTTGCCATTGCCCTTCAAATCACCACGGATGATGAGAAGTGCAGTGCAGCTCATATCTAGGAACTGGCCTTATTGGAATCGAACAGAGGGAGCTGATCACTTCTTTGTTGTGCCCCATGACTTTGGAGCCTGCTTCCATTACCAG GAAGAGAAAGCTATTGACAGGGGGATTCTTCCATTACTTCTGCGTGCGACATTGGTTCAAACCTTTGGACAGCGGAACCATGTATGTTTGAAAGAGGGTTCGATCACAATTCCTCCCTATGCTCCACCGCAAAAGATGCAGACCCACCTGATTCCCCAGGAAACTCCAAGGTCCATCTTTGTCTACTTTCGTGGCCTGTTTTATGACATTAATAATGATCCTGAAGGTGGTTACTATGCAAG AGGTGCAAGGGCAGCTGTTTGGGAGAATTTCAAGAACAACCCTCTCTTCGACATCTCAACTGACCACCCAACAACATATTATGAAGACATGCAACGATCGATATTCTGTTTATGCCCTCTTGGATGGGCTCCATGGAGTCCGAGGCTGGTTGAAGCAGTTGTATTCGGTTGCATTCCTGTTATTATAGCCGATGACATTGTGTTACCCTTTGCTGATGCCATCCCATGGGAAGAAATCGGAGTATTTGTAGCCGAGGAGGATGTCCCTAACTTGGATACAATTCTCACTTCTATTCCACCTGAAGTGATTTTAAGGAAACAAAGATTGCTTGCAAATCCTTCGATGAAATGGGCCATGATGTTCCCACAGCCGGCACAACCAGGGGATGCTTTCCACCAGATACTTAACGGGCTGGCTCGGAAACTACCCCATGCCAAGAGTGTTTACTTAAAGGCTGATCAAAAGATTTTGAACTGGACAGCAGGTCCAGTGGGAGACTTGAAACCTTGGTAA
- the LOC112195742 gene encoding phosphatidylinositol transfer protein 3: MESNGKDEGMEEQQSLESSEIEKSKVGIMRALVEREDPSSKEVDDFMIRRFLRARDHDIEKASNLFLKYLSWRKAFMPNGSISESEIPRELAHNKLFMQGVDKTGRPIVVVYGGRHKHTKLEEFKRFVVYTLEKICARMPAGQEKFLSIADLEGWGYANSDVRGYLAALTILQDCYPERLGKLFIVHSPYLFMTAWKMVYPFIDDKTKKKIIFVENKKLNSTLLGDIDESQLPDVYGGKLPLVPIQDC; the protein is encoded by the exons ATGGAATCCAATGGGAAAGATGAGGGAATGGAAGAGCAACAGAGCTTGGAAAGCAGTGAGATTGAGAAAAGCAAAGTGGGGATCATGAGAGCCCTTGTGGAAAGAGAAGATCCCTCCTCCAAG GAAGTGGATGATTTCATGATCCGGAGATTTCTTCGGGCTCGTGATCATGACATTGAGAAGGCTTCTAACCTCTTCCTCAAGTACCTGAGTTGGAGGAAAGCATTTATGCCAAATGGTTCCATCTCAGAGTCGGAGATTCCAAGAGAACTAGCTCATAACAAGTTGTTTATGCAAGGCGTGGACAAGACGGGGCGCCCCATTGTTGTTGTCTATGGTGGGAGGCATAAGCACACCAAGCTAGAGGAGTTTAAAC GTTTTGTAGTCTACACTCTTGAGAAGATATGTGCCAG AATGCCAGCGGGGCAGGAAAAGTTTTTATCCATTGCAGATCTTGAAGGATGGGGGTATGCCAACAGTGATGTTCGTGGATACTTAGCAGCTCTAACAATCTTACAG GATTGCTATCCGGAGAGGCTTGGCAAGTTATTTATTGTCCATTCACCGTACCTATTCATGACTGCTTGGAAGATGGTTTATCCTTTTATCGAtgacaaaaccaaaaaaaag ATCATTTTTGTTGAGAACAAAAAGCTGAACTCCACATTACTTGGTGATATTGATGAGAGCCAGCTACCGGATGTATATGGCGGCAAATTGCCATTAGTTCCGATCCAAGACTGCTAA
- the LOC112200715 gene encoding cytochrome b-c1 complex subunit Rieske-4, mitochondrial, translating into MLRVAGRRLSSSVGGAWRSSQTSPAVLSRSHPLSFNNNDESSSDVPSRSPIHYSQSPFLIRGFSSDALAPGHDFGGMISDVPATVAAVKNPSSKIVYDDYNHERYPPGDPSKRAFAYFVLTGGRFVYASLIRLLVLKFVLSMSASKDVLALASLEVDLSSIEPGSTVTVKWRGKPVFIRRRTEDDIKLANSIDVQSLRDPQQDSERVKDPEWLIVVGVCTHLGCIPLPNAGDFGGWFCPCHGSHYDISGRIRKGPAPYNLEVPTYSFLTENKLLIG; encoded by the exons ATGCTGAGAGTCGCCGGAAGAAGGCTTTCCTCCTCTGTAGGCGGCGCGTGGAGGTCGTCGCAGACATCTCCAGCCGTCCTCTCTCGATCCCATCCACTTTCCTTCAACAACAACGACGAGTCGTCCTCCGATGTCCCTTCCAGATCCCCCATCCACTATTCGCAATCTCCATTTCTCATCAGAG GATTTTCCTCTGATGCCCTCGCTCCTGGACATGATTTTGGTGGTATGATCTCAGACGTCCCAGCTACTGTGGCAGCAGTGAAGAATCCTTCTTCAAAGATTGTATATGATGACTACAACCATGAAAGATACCCACCTGGGGATCCCAGCAAGCGTGCATTTGCTTATTTTGTCTTGACAGGTGGAAGGTTTGTGTATGCATCCTTGATCCGGCTTCTGGTCCTCAAGTTTGTTTTGAGCATGTCTGCCAGCAAAGATGTCCTTGCTCTTGCTTCCCTTGAGGTTGACCTATCCAGCATTGAGCCTGGCAGTACTGTTACTGTCAAGTGGAGGGGGAAGCCAGTTTTTATTAGGCGTAGAACTGAAGATGACATCAAGTTGGCTAATAGTATTGATGTTCAGTCACTTCGTGATCCTCAACAGGACTCAGAGAGGGTTAAGGATCCAGAATGGCTTATTGTTGTTGGGGTCTGCACTCACTTGGGGTGCATCCCCTTGCCAAATGCTGGTGACTTTGGCGGATGGTTTTGCCCATGCCATGGTTCACACTATGACATTTCTGGTAGGATCCGCAAGGGGCCTGCACCCTACAATCTTGAGGTACCCACTTACAGTTTTTTGACCGAGAACAAGTTACTCATTGGGTGA